AATTATAAGGTTCTGACTtgcaaaacatgaaaagaagCAATGATTTTCAAGGAGCTTCAACAGTTTACTTATAAgtttaaaaacatcaaattaGTGTTTTAAGAGAGAGTCTACATGTACGAGAAAGTTTAATTTAATGCTTTCTATGATATTTTTACAACATTTATTTCTTGTTGTAGAACAGACCTTGTTTTTCATATTCAAAAAAGCATTGCAGGTTAACATGGCTGCGTTAACATTTGGAAACGTAGTGCCCACTGTCCTCcctccagtctccactggttCATCTTGCAGAGTTTGATGCTAACTCATGCAACTACCTCAGACTTGTGTTCCACAGAAAGTTCAAACTGAAATTTGTTAGCTTTAATTTATCAAAAAGTAGATTTTACATCAGTAGGCTTTTCTCCACAAAAGATTGATGGGCAGCTGTGgttcaggaggtagagcaggtcggcTATGAATCAAAACATCAGCCACACCAGTCTGATGAAGTTGAAGTAAGTTATGAGCAAGTGGCACCTTGTACAGTAGACATGTGTGAGAAtggcatgtagtgtaaaagcattTTGGATGGTTAGAAGACTATGGTGCTACACAAATGCAAGTCCATTCACCATTTGACACGGTCACGGTAGGAGAAGCACAGGTGATGACGGTTCAATTCTATTTAGGTGCTTCAGTTTTGGGGCCCTGGTATTGTGCACTCTGGCTCAATATCAAATGAAGAATACACTGTGACATTCTACTGTCCTGATTTTTTCAAAGCACATTTGGAGTCTTATGaatttaatgtattcctgtAGATTCTGTTTGTAATGTTGAGAGGTAGCCATGAAGCCAGGTAGCATTACTTACACAGATAGCTgtaaagctgaaaacaaacCGGCGTGCGTCATGTGATGCGCGTCAAGTGCTGCCCCTTGCACACAACGGATGCGTCGCACTGCAGCTCATTAACAGACGACCACACAAacttattactacttttactgaaagatctgtacctCTCTCACATCTGCATTAACGTAAAATCATATGTGGAGAGCCCCTTATTAAACTTGTTTTCTCACTTGAACAGCAGATTTCCAGAGCTATGTTTTGCCAGGCAATATCTTCTTGGCCATTGTCTAAATAATGATTGGGTGATGATCGGTTGTTTAGCTTGGGATATTTCTCGACCTCAACAAGTCTCTTgtcatccaatttttttttcacacacaaGACAGCAACACCACCAGAATTCTCTTAatgcatccatggtgaggagaggagtcgagctgccacaggagcagagaagagctgCTACAGGACAGTCTAGGAGTGCCAGTGCGTGTCTAACTGCAGACAAGTATGATGCTTCTTTCATTACTATCAAATAAAAGTCATAAACTCGTATGACTACTAAAAATCAATGTGAAAAGGTGTGACAAGATTgtaaaagatcatattttgatTCTTCCTACAATATAAAACCAAATAAACCACAAGCCAAAACATCAAGTGTCAAATTAACTTACTAACTGATGAAGTACAGGTGACAAATTCTTTGCCATCAGCTTGTATACACAATAGCTCTCCTTACAACACATTAAACAAATGCTCTGAGACAGTAGATTGCTTTTACACTGTAATTATGAtatttcatgtaaaaaaaaaagaagcataaTTCCGTAATtctcacaaaataaaattattccAATACACAGCCAATTTTACAActttataataaatacaaatttttgaATACAATATAGATTCCTAAAACTCGGTGGAattcataaaataataatacacgCTGCACAAAAATCAATAATTCCATCTCTACTCTTTCCACAAAGACAGTGCTTTTACAGAAAAGTAATCTCAAGGCTGAACACAAGGTGCTGCTACACTGGTTTCTTTTGGCACTAAATTATCTGCCATTACTTTATCTAATATCACAGTTTCCACCCTATGTTGGActtcactgtgttgttgtttgtgtgcatgtgtgtgtgatcagaGTGAGCCTTGGTGAACACACTGGGTTCATCAGAAAGTAATAAAATGACATTAAGAATAGTATGAAGAAAATGCCAGTGGTAAAGTCTCATAAACCATACTGTACAACCACTAGGACCCACAATGACATGATGTTGGTTTCTGACTAAGCAGTACAAGAACTTTGCCTCAATAAATTACTTTCTTAAGTGGGTAAATTGTCAGATTGAACATTGATTCTTAACCtttgaaacataaaacaatCTCAACATGGGGTACCTTGTTAACCAGATCTGActgccatttcatttcactTAATTCATTCAGTCTGGCATTGAATTCATGCTAGCCAATCTCTTGTTGGAAATGGAGGTAACTTTTTACCTTGACATATTtttgagacagcgctgagcaggttttttttcatgcagcaaagcgagacggtcattggataaatgcaacaaaatcatcacttccagggaggctcagcttccctgggacttaatggagcggtaggcgggagaggacgctcagtgtatgcatgatgattggaggaactgtctaaaaggctgaacccctttgtgattgacagcgcttttgaaatacacaccagcatcgtcgcatttcgagctcagtcccattcggatatttgtgagtggagtcttctgaacAAGTGCCGTCCGGTGTTCCTTACACATGCCTCCACTAGAGCAGTCAACAGCAAACTCAGGTATTTACGGTGATGTACATGTTATATTGAATGTTAAATCGCTGTACATTCTGACAGTCATCACTGATAGCTTTGTGTTTGGTCAGTAACATGGGTCTCAGTCTCACCACTCAAACATAAGATAAATTTGTGGAATTCTCTCTCCTGATCGAATGAAGTGGGAAGAGGATGCCGGAAATGTAGAAAAAACATGTATTAAGTTGATTTAAGGGGGTCATCCCTATATTCCCTgatcggggaacatagaacctagAATTGCAAAGGCCAGGGTGGAAAACAGCATGTTTTTTACATGTAACTCGGTAAATTGAGGGTTTATCAAATTGGAGTTGGTGATTGCTGCAACATTGGACTTACTAGATAACTAACAAAGACGGTTTgggtgagtttttttttttgtttctgttgagtttgaatgtggtgtgttttacaatgagtaAATGAGGCAATTAAGCCAGTCTTGTTCCGTAAGTTCCGTGACCGAGAGAAACCTGATTTCAAAAAGTATACAGTTGTATTTctggttaaaaaacaaaataagtgtgAGAATATTACTTTTCATTTTGTGAGTTtctatatgtatttattagtCTGAAAAGGCTAAGAGAGCTTGTGGGAAGTAGTGAACTCACTGGTCAAGGGGGTTAGCACCGCACACCCATACAGTCATAAAGTGAACACTGTGGTGAAATTTCAGGAAGATATGAAAAATTAGATACCGCCTAAGCCTAGTCCCTGTGGTCTCTTAATAAACAGTTGTACAGATGTCTGTACAGGCTGAACTGCTTGGCCAGTATTCCCTTGACCATGTGGAACTGCAAGTGCAGCACACGCAGTAACAGGGTTTTCCCTGGGGTTTTTCGAGACCAAGgtggctgaaaatcacaggacatgtctgttctggtGATACAAGTCAGCGGTCCTGAAATGCgtgtttctcttctataatacacattctacatctTGGAAGCGACGTCTTTCCACATACAGTATGGGCTTCCTTCGCCTTTCAAACGGGTCAGAGCTCCATGGGAAACAGCCGTAGAGACACAGCCCGAGGGGGAACTGGGATCTGACACGACATcggagggagaagcaggtccgtggagctgTGCGCTGGATGAAAAAACAAGCGCGTCGCTTTGGGTTGTGAGCGCGTATGATGCCTGTCTACattgaaagtaatgggtttgtgcGAGAACAGACAGAATTTTTTGACACGCCAACCTCACTCCAGGGACACTGCTGCATATATAAACCTTGCTTAAGTCaacaagaagaaagaagaaagaaacataCTATACAAATAATAGCCTAAACTAGTTAAAGGAATGTTGCTTGAATGGGCGTGTTTACTGTGGAATCTAGACACACCTTGtcaggaaagaggaagaggggagggCTACCAGTGGCTGGAAGTTGGATCCCAGCCGGGTGGCAGCCAGATAGCCTCTGGCTAGGAACAGCCATTTTATATGGCTGGGACTGTACTAATGGAACTCATGGTGAGTTTGTTTCAAGTGGCAAGCTTTTTGTTTAAATCAGAACTATATGAACAAAGAACAAGTAAACAAGATTATGATTCTGAACAGACATTCAATTCCAGCTTTCAGTGCTTCACTTGCtacagacacattttactcaGTACCAAAAAAAATTATTGAGGTGTAAATCCCAGCCTTATGACAAGGCCGTAAACTCCTCTATCTGTGGCTTGACATGTGACAGTCAAAAGATGACCTCTGACAAAAGCTACAGCTGCACTTGTGGCACTGTTAACAGTTTACTTCCTGTATGTTTCCTCATGTGAACCACCAGGTTGCCTTTCTGTGCGAATGATTTGTGACATACTTTGCACTGATATGGtctctctcctgtgtgtatcCTCGTATGATTTACCAGGTCTGACTTCTGACAGAAGTTCCTCCCACAAAACTGGCACTGGTATGATTTGTCCTCTGTGTGGATCCTTACGTGTCTGATTAAAGTCTTAGTCAAGGAGAAACATTTGGTGCAACAAGGACACTTGTAAGGTTTCTGCGCTGTCCCTGCTTCAAACTGAATGATGAGCTCTGTGGATTTTCCTGAAGGTCGTCTTGGCAGGATGTTTTTTATGTTGATATGTTTTGGCTCTGTCTCACCTTCAGCCTGTTCACCTGAATTCACTGAAAGGGTCAACTGATCCTCTGTGGTACTGTCTGATATTCCACCATCAGCTTCAGCCAGCTCGGTTTTAATGTGATCAACTGTAACTGCTGAAGAGTCTTTATCTATATCAGCAACAGTCTGGATTTGGTAAAGACACAGGGGCTGAAGAGACTCCTGATCAAACTCACTTTTATCAAAGGGAGTGATAGTCAGTGGAAATGTCTTAATGCCTGAATTATCctgtctgcagtccagctctTTTTCAATTTTACTGCCAAGTGTCACTGATCTGAGGCAGGTTTCTGCATCCACCTTTTCActaaaacactgatatgatttCTGCTCAgagtgtttttgtctgtgaatgagtAGACTACCCCTCTGGTCGAAGCTTTTCTCACAGTCCTGACACTTGTATGGTTTGGTGCCTTTGTGTGTTCTGGTGTGAATGATGAATTCAGACTTGTGGCAGAAGTAGAGCTCACAGAACTGGCACTGGTAACGTGACGAATTGTCCTCTGGATGCTTTTTGATGTGTCGTACCATCGTCTTTTTGGAAGAAAAACCACTGAAGCAAACAGGACATTTGAATGGTTTCTTCACTTTGAGGATTTTCAAAGGCATGTTCAGGTCACACTCTTGcttcacatcatcatcatcttcaatATCAACCAGTATCTCCTGATCACTTTGATCAGTTTCACTGGCAGGGTGATGAGTGTTATTCGTGCTGGGACAGGGTTCTATTGGCTCTGACAAGGTGTTTTCTGGTTCCTCCCAGCACACGCTGACGTTCACACTGGCAGCAGGCTGATGCTGACCAGGCTGCAACTTCACATCTGTGGCAGACACTTGGAGAGAGTCTGAAgcaaaggaaaaaataacatttattcaAAAGGCAGACAGTCTCTGTTGCtattgatcattattattattatctcatAAGTATCCAACCTTATGGAACTGCAATACCAAAGCAGTGGAATACCCCTTTATTGTGTAAACTGATACACCAGAACTCTTTGTTTTCATACTTACACAAATGTTTGCCCATTTCCAACAACAAACCCCAAAACTTAATGTCTTTGAGTATACTGTATTTGACTAAAAGTTGCATTCCATAATATTTAACCAAGCAACAACCTCTGgggttgaaaaatgaagccaatgcagaagtgcaaataaactgcagctcctctaatggccacttgggcctggctccaagagcaagtcaatccccatagacccccatgttacaatgtccaactttaaagcagaaataaacatgtttacagcctggtacaaaaaaacaggtTTGGTACGTGTTCATGACAACTATACAGGGGGTgactttttatataactcaaccATGTAAATtatattaaggcttaaaattatCCATAATTAAGGGCACAGTTGCTGTTAGTGACAGGTGTGTGCTGTCTAGGAATGGGTACCAAAACCTGGTATTAACGGGCCCCGAGACTGAATTATTAAAGACTATAGTATTTATAAGTTACAATGTTGATGCTTCTGCTATCGCTACTGGAGAAATGCAGAAGATATAGGCTATTtcttgtttcttgtttttttaggtTACATAAATGTTACCTTGTACAGTTTTTATCTGTAACCAGCTGCGTTTTTAATTTGCAATAACATTAAGACATTCATCACTAATGCATTTTTGAGGAGGACAACTCTCTGTGCTGGAGCCCCACAGCCTGCTGCATGTGCATGGGGTGGGGCCAGTTCTGCCactctgtgtcacacacacacacacacacacacacacaaaggcaccaTTTTTGACCGCCGAGCTTGTAATTCATCTCCCATTACCCCATCCACCGACGGTATGCTAAAGTCTATGATAGTATTTCATTCAGGTTTCCAACATTTTTTCACCTTTGAAAGGGTTTCTGGGGGGGAGTTCTTCCTTATTTGCTGTGAAGGTCTAAAGGAGAAAGAGATGGCGCATGCTGTAAAGCCcactgaggcaaattgtgatttgtgatattgggttttataaataaaattgaaaactgaaatgaaaatctAAACAATTTTGTAGCAGAATgttaatttttatattgtacTAACATACATAGAAAATAAAGCAGTGTTAATTTAgttcttattttgtttcattttctcttaaAACCCTCCCAGAGGAACCGATAAGGGTACAGTTAAAGTACCGGATTGGTAAGCAGTATCAGGAGGAGCAGCAGTGTCGTTAAAATCTTAATGATATCCATCCCTAGTGCCATCCACTGACAAGTCATTACCACAGCAATGTTGGTTAGTAACATTCTGGTCACCAAAAAAGTCTCTAGAAAAAGCATTGCTCAGCATCttgttgtactaaaagaccctctcaGGAGTCGGatattcagtttttccagtGAATTCATTTTGGTCCAATGGTGTTAAATTTTTCGCTAGCCAAAATAAGCATTTGCATTATCatagttaaccatagctgtatatgcactgtgctaaccaagctaacagctagcatTTGGGTTAGCTCAAccttctcatccaaatatggtcacctctggctctaaaaatccaagatggcgatggacAAAAAGCCtaactcaaggctttaaaacaggagtccccaaaccaatgggtgacgtcacattGGCtatgtcctgtgtctgtgtatttaaCTGGCTCTTtgcacaaaataactacaatttATAAGAAGGGTCTTGAaagtgttagcattagcacaaTGGCTTCTGAGATTTTGAGCTCTCTGAACAGTCTGCCTGGCTCTGTCTGTTTGCTGGGAATAGTCTTAATTCCCAAGCTGCCagaataacagtgaaaaaacatgggaaaagaCGTGCTTATTTCAGATTTTACTGCTGGCTGCATCGTGTGACTCTGTCTAGTGTGTCACGTTTAGTAAGAATAGATATGCAACCTCTCGAAGTTTACTGTATCAGGAGGATTGTCGCACAAATAAAAAGTTACTTAATTAAttccaccaaaaaaacaaacaaaacataacaaacTTATATAACATGCGCTcctaatgtttttattatgcaACAGTTTACactagtgttttttttaattcaaatgaGCTCCACTAACCTCATATTGCAGTGTTCTCTTAATGTATGACACATTTGCATAGTCCACCCAAATGAATTAGCTGACATCCAAAAACCTTTTTCAAATGTCTGCATGAAAATGCAGTAAAGTGAGGACTGTCTGAAAATCTGACAGACTGATGCATCCCAGTCAAATGCACAGACTAGAGAAATAGACTTCTCTACTTCAAACTTAGCTTGTGAATACAACACCATTTGCAGAAATCAGCATCCTGCCCACCACAAGAGTATCACTGACTAAAGTAAAATACTTCTACTGCTAAACTGATAATGACTACTATTATGGACAACTTCAAACCTCAGACATTTTCATCCATCTCATGATTTCCTTTAGAGAAAGCAAACTTCTGATAAACTGACCTTCACTATGGGACTTGGCAGCATCCAGCAGTCTGCGGTGGCTGTCCACCACCCACTTTGAACAGGACATTTCCTTTTCATATTCCACAATGGTTCTTTCTACAATCTTGAAGATCTCCTCGGCAGCTGCAGACAAACACTCGCTGACAAGCGCTCTGAGGAGCTCCATCTTTACTGTCTTCACCATGCTGAGGTGTTCTCCACAGCCAGAGTCAAGgggtgtgagtgtttgtggagTAGACATGAGCCCTGGAGCCCCCTGTCACTCCTTAACACTCCTCAGCTCTACCTGAACTGTCTGTGTCCTCAGATCCCAGATCCCTCCTGTGGTTCTGGCCATGTCTGCAAACAGACAGATGGCAGAAGATGTATCAGCAACAATTTGATAAGCAAGCAAAAATGCTTAAATTGATTTGCATACACTTTTGCTGGTTTTGTTAATCTTCTGTGAACAATTACTCAGCAGTAACATGCTATTGGAAGACATTGTTTTGGGGTCAGGGCAACAGAGATAGACATTTTCACTGACAATGACATTTAATAGACTAATATCAAAAGTACATgaataacaaataataaaagaGATTCTAGACAATTAAATCTATTGTGGGTAAATGGTATTATACGTATAAATGTGTTAAGAATGAATTAAAAAACTTGTTACATCAAATACTACACTAAAATAGAAGATAATACATAAACATTGTTACTACTGTGTGATCAGCTTTTTAGTGCGTGAACATAAGATTCGTGTTCgtttttatttcatattcaGTGGCGTTATAGTATGTTAACCGTATGCGTGCCACTTAAACCAGGGTACCAGTAGACATGTCTGCTGTATTACTGTATGTACGTACATTTAGTGGTAACCAAGGGACACAATAACATTAACGAACTTTTAATGAAGTTTGGTGTAATTAGCTGTTCACCCGATATCGGAAGTGACTTAACAACCCCAAATAGTCAATATGATATAACCTGAACAAATACTAAGCTGTTTCAGTCTTCTGTGAACCAGAATAACAGGTACATTTCGACTCTTACCCTGCTGACAGTGTCACTCTTTTTGTTTCCGGCCACTGTTGAATTAGCAGAGTGAGCCTTAGCTGAAGAAGGCTAACGTTAGTTCGCTCAGCTCCCAgttcaaaaagagaaaaagacaaaacaaattgCTAACTGGAGAACACGGGCTGTGGACGGCTATCTTTCATTTATTAAGGTGCAGCCGGTTTATTTGGTATTAGCTCCACAGTTGCCGAGCCAGCCCTACATTGATATGGTCATAATGCTAAAAACATAGCGTTAGCTTGCAGAGGCTTCAACTTCTTCTTCGTTGGTTGCTACTTGTCCCATCATCTTCTTTGGTGTTTAATGGCGGTTGGCATCCACAAAgttgcattaccgccacctacgTTATTTACCCTGAAGTCCCCACTTACCATAAAAaattctactactactactcctaataataataataataataatgataataagcCCTTCCCATCCATTTTCCATTCTATTGTAAATTTTCTATTTCTCGGTTGTTTGACAGAGCCTAAAAGCTTCTCTCAAATGCTGCTGTACACCTACTGCAGAAACACCCACAACATTCAGAAATCTCATTGCTGCATTTATGATCATCTCAGTTTTCTCAGATTTCCTTTCAATTTCAGCAGTACAGTTAATAAATGTTGCCACGAAGGCCAGATTCTTCATCTGGTCTTTACACCAGCAATATTCCTCATGCTTCCTGGCCGACTTGTCCTCCCTAGCTTCCTGTCCGACATATCTTGTCTTACCTACTTCctcacatttatttcttttcgTCATTCTGGCCCTGATTATTTCTGCCTCCCTCACTCTCTTTGGACAGGTAGCCTCCCATGCTGAACACACTCTGGTTCTTTCACACAGACTCCTTCACATTCATTCTCTCCACAGTTACCTCATCTTAGAATCCCTTCTAAGCACAAACAGACTACGACCATACCAGGGGCGCAGATGGGATTTTTGAACTGGGGGGGACCAAGCTGTCGGCAAATGATTCCAACTCaattagttattttgtgtaaatatatatatcttgAGCCAACCAATCTAAACATTGACAGTTCAATTCAACAATGTATGACAAAATATTGCTAATAGTGTTAAATAACATCCCATTTTAAATCAATTCAAATGATCACATCTGGGACATTACAGGTTGTGTTGCTAAAGGGGAACTTGAGTTCATTTAATAGGACAGGGCTGGGAACCACAGCCTTAATGTGTATAGAATTAAAAATCTTATTTACCCACATTAAGAATGTAAATCttgtaaatgtaatgtttaaaaataaattatttaaccACCATCTATCATTATCTTATCATTTCTCATTTATGATGGTAAAGTGCATGGTTTAGACCCATGGCTCCAAATGCCATCTGATCCATGGAGTCAAGTACAGTGTTGTACACTAGATGGCAGCATCCACCATCCAAAGTTTCTGTCCTGAGCAACAATTTAACACCTATCCTAAGCATCTGAGATTACTCCGTGTTCCACATAGCAATTCAGTGTTTAACCTACAGGCTGTTTAAATTCAAGTTAGTGAGGCCAAATGTTAAGGCTGTTTTCAGGGCTATAGTGTCAAACAACAATAATTAATAGAAGTCAGGTGATATGTAGTCAATGTAATTATCTGCCCCAAACTAAATAATTCTGGTGGATGTTTATTTTCCAGACCATGTGCCTGTGAGCACTAAGCTACTGTGCAAACAGGAGTAATAGGAGTGATTTGTAAAGTGGAGAACAGTTGGCCGATGTGGCGGGGCAGCCTGCCCGTTCCTGTTGTTGTGGGGTGGGAGTTTCCATCTATACAGCTCAGGGGAAGCACCACAGGATGTCCTTTTCCTCATTCCTCAAGGATGGAATgactctgtgttcatgtgtgtgtggtacTGTATTTCtcgtgtgtgttttcattaaatAACAGAATGTTTTAAATACGTCAATATTCCCTGATTTCTGTCAGTTGCTCTTCCAGCCAGTACTACCATGTCTATATTTGATGAAATATAGTCTGATTGATTACAACTGATCAATACTACACTAGCTGCCAAACGAAGACCCTTAAACTGAACTCTATAAAGTAAATTTATGATGAGATTTCGGATAATTGTCCATGACAATGATTCATATTCGTAATGTATTCTTGATAGCTAAGGCGTTCCCACCCTGACAGTGGCAGATCTTTTCATGGACAACATAGGCAGCCGCTTAGGGTGTCCcatg
The nucleotide sequence above comes from Epinephelus lanceolatus isolate andai-2023 chromosome 21, ASM4190304v1, whole genome shotgun sequence. Encoded proteins:
- the LOC117246844 gene encoding uncharacterized protein LOC117246844, with product MSTPQTLTPLDSGCGEHLSMVKTVKMELLRALVSECLSAAAEEIFKIVERTIVEYEKEMSCSKWVVDSHRRLLDAAKSHSEDSLQVSATDVKLQPGQHQPAASVNVSVCWEEPENTLSEPIEPCPSTNNTHHPASETDQSDQEILVDIEDDDDVKQECDLNMPLKILKVKKPFKCPVCFSGFSSKKTMVRHIKKHPEDNSSRYQCQFCELYFCHKSEFIIHTRTHKGTKPYKCQDCEKSFDQRGSLLIHRQKHSEQKSYQCFSEKVDAETCLRSVTLGSKIEKELDCRQDNSGIKTFPLTITPFDKSEFDQESLQPLCLYQIQTVADIDKDSSAVTVDHIKTELAEADGGISDSTTEDQLTLSVNSGEQAEGETEPKHINIKNILPRRPSGKSTELIIQFEAGTAQKPYKCPCCTKCFSLTKTLIRHVRIHTEDKSYQCQFCGRNFCQKSDLVNHTRIHTGERPYQCKVCHKSFAQKGNLVVHMRKHTGSKLLTVPQVQL